Within Sphingopyxis sp. MWB1, the genomic segment TTGCGGGGCGCGGGGCCTCGATGGCAGGCAGGGCCCGCTAAACGGGAGGGGCAATGGCGATTATCGACGTTTCCCGACTTGTCGCATGGGGGGAAAGCCCCTAATTCGCGCGCATGACCTCGACCAATGACATTCGCCGTTCCTTCCTCGATTATTTTGCCGGGGAGGGGCATCATGTGGAAGCATCGGCGCCGCTGGTGCCGCATAATGACCCGACGCTGATGTTCGTTAACGCGGGCATGGTGCCGTTCAAAAATGTCTTCACCGGTCTGGAAAAGCGCCCCTATGACCGCGCGGTATCGTCACAGAAATGCGTGCGAGCGGGCGGCAAGCATAATGACCTCGACAATGTCGGCTTCACCGCGCGCCACCACACATTTTTTGAAATGCTGGGGAATTTTTCCTTTGGCGATTATTTCAAGGAACAGGCGATCCACCATGCCTGGACGCTGATCACCGGCACCTGGGGCCTGCCTCCCGAAAAGCTGACCGCGACCGTCTATCATACCGATGACGAGGCGTTCGATCTGTGGCGCAAGATTTCGGGCCTGCCCGAAGAGCGGATAATTCGCATTCCGACGAGCGACAATTTCTGGTCGATGGGCGACACGGGACCGTGCGGGCCGTGCAGCGAAATCTTTTATGACCATGGCGATCATATCCCCGGCGGCCCCCCGGGATCGCCCGATGAGGATGGCGACCGCTTCGTCGAAATCTGGAATCTGGTGTTCATGCAATATGAGCAGCAGGCCGATGGCGTGCGCAGCGACCTGCCGCACCCCAGCATCGATACCGGCATGGGGCTGGAGCGTATCGCGGCGGTGATGCAGGGCGTCCACGACAATTATGACACCGACACCTTCAAGGCGCTGATCGCTGCCTCGGTCGATCTGACCGGCGTGCCCGCCGATGCGGCGCGCAAAGCGAGCCACCGCGTGATTGCCGACCATCTGCGCGCGGCGAGCTTTTTGATTGCCGACGGGGTGCTGCCGTCGAACGAAGGGCGCGGCTATGTGCTGCGCCGGATCATGCGCCGCGCGATGCGGCACGCGCATCTGCTGGGGGCGCAGGACCCGCTGATGTACCGGCTGCTTCCCGCGCTGACGACCGAAATGGGGGCGGCCTATCCTGAGTTGATCCGCGCCCAGCCGCTGATTGCCGAAACGTTGGAGCGCGAGGAAAGCAAATTCCGCCAGACGCTCGACAAGGGGCTGCGCCTGCTCGACGAAGCGACGGGCGGGATGGACAAAGGCGCGGTGTTGCCCGGCGATGTCGCCTTCAAACTCTATGACACTTACGGCTTCCCTTATGATCTGACCGAAGACGCGCTGCGTGCGCAGGGCATTGGCGTTGACCGCGAAGGCTTTGACGCGGCGATGGCGCAGCAAAAGGCGGCGGCGCGTGCGGCGTGGAAGGGCAGCGGCGAAAAGGCGTCGGATGAAATCTGGTTCGACCTCGCCGAAGCCAAGGGCAGCACCGAATTCACCGGCTATAGCTCGACCGAGGGCGAGGGCGAAGTGATCGCCATCGTCAAGGATGGCGCGAATGTCGGGGCAGCGGAGAGCGGCGACAAGGTGGTGATCCTGACCAACCAGACGCCCTTTTACGGCGAGAGCGGCGGCCAGATGGGCGATGCCGGGACGATCAGTACCGCAAGTGGGCTGAAAGCCGTTGTGGCCGATACGGGCAAGCCGCTGGGCCGGTTGCACACGCATCAGGCGACCATCGAAAGCGGGCGCGTCGCGATCGGCGATACGGTGCATCTGAGCGTCGACGCTGAGCGCCGCGACCGGATTCGCGCCAATCACAGCGCGACGCACCTCCTGCATGCCGCGCTCCGCAAGAAGCTCGGAGAGCATGTGACGCAGAAGGGCAGCCTAGTGGCGGCCGACCGTTTCCGCTTTGACTTTTCGCACCCCAAGGCGCTGACGGGCGAGGAAATCGCCGCGATCGAGGCTGAGGTGAACGCGCATATCCGGACGAATGAGCCGGTAACGACCCGGCTGATGACCCCCGACGATGCGATTGCGGCGGGGGCGATGGCGCTGTTTGGCGAGAAATATGGTGATGAAGTGCGCGTGCTGAGCATGGGCCGCGCCGATGACGCCAGCTATTCGGTGGAGCTGTGCGGCGGCACGCATGTGCAGGCGCTGGGCGATATCGCCCTGTTCAAGATCATCAGCGAAAGCGCGGTGTCGTCGGGCGTACGGCGGATCGAGGCGCTGAGCGGCGAGGCGGCGCGGCAATGGCTGCTGGCGCGCGACGAGGCGCTGAAGACTGTTGCGGCGACGCTGAAAACCTCGCCCGAAGAGGTGCCCGCGCGCGTGGCGGCGATGGCCGATGCGCTGAAGAAAGCCGAGCGCGAACTGGCCGAGGCGAAAAAGACGCTCGCGCTGAGCGGCGGTGGGGGCGGCGGCGGCGGCGCGAGCGGCGGCCCGGCGATTGAAGAGATTGGCGGCACCAAATTTCTGGCGCAGGTCGTCGAAGGGCTGGACCCCAAGGGGCTGCGCGGCGCGGTCGACGATATGAAGCAACAGGTTGGCAGCGGCGTCGCGATGCTCGTCGCGGTCAATGATGGCCGCGCCTCGGTCGCGGTCGGCGTCGCGGGTGATGCCAGCGCCAATGCGGTCGATCTGGTCAAGCTCGCCGTGGCGGCGCTGGGCGGACAGGGCGGCGGCGGCCGTCCCGACATGGCGCAGGGCGGCGGCCCCGATGGCAGCGCGGGCGACGCAGCGGTCGCGGCGGTCAAGGCGGCGCTGGCGGCGTGACGATGCGCGCCGCGCTGACAGCCATGCCCTTGCTGTTGCTCGCGGCCTGTTCGGGCGGGGGCGATGATCCGGCGACCTCTGCCGAGGGCTGGGAGATTGCGCCGGGCACTTATGGCAATGTTGTCATGGCTGATAGCAGCGATTCCTATCAGGGCGTCGAGCTGCGCCTGCCCGAAGGGAGCGAGAGCGAGACGGTCGAAATGGTCCGCTGCGATGGCTGGTGTGGACAGGTCGAGCGCCAGCCCGTGCGGCGCGGGCTGAACGGGCTTTCTTTCGCTTTTCATATCGGCGAGCGGACCGTCGATGTCGCGCTGACCCCCCATGGTCCCGACCGGATCGAACTCACCGCCGATTGGGGCGAGGGGGTGACGTCGCAGCCGCTGCTGCTGCTGGAGCAGCCCGTGGGACTGGCGGCGGCGCATGGCAAGCCGCCTGCTGAATAAGCGCCCCGGGGCCGAAGTTTCAGGCTGTTCGGGGTTATTATCATTGGGATTAACTTTTGTCCCGGCGAGGGCCGGGTTCGGACAGGGCAGAGCTAGGGTGCGTGCACCCCGGTTATCGCCGGGGTGCATCTGTCACATCGGGGAGAGTAAAGGGGGCAAGCTGGGTCGGGATTGGCCGCTTGCTGGAGATTGCTTCGCCCGGCGTTGCCGGGCTCGCAATGACGTTTGTGACAAAGCCTTTAACTTCTATCCGCCTGCGCCTTTTGCTTTTCCCCAGGCGCGTGCGGCGGTGTAGCCGAGATAGCCGGTGCCGAAGAGCGCGTAGAGGGGTTCGGGGATGCCCGAAAGATAGGCGTTCATCCCCTCGGCAATGGCGCGCGCCATATCGGGGCGCGCGGCGGCGATCAGGCCCATGGGGATGGCCCAGAGCAAAAGCGCATACATGACATAGAGGAAGCTGGGGCGTGCGCGGCTGGTCCACGGATCCTGGCTGTCCGCTTCGGCGATGATCGCGCTCATGCGGGTGCGGATTGTTTCCATTTCCTGGCTGCTTTCCAGTTTCAGCAATTCGAGCTTGGCACGGTCGCGCGCTTCGGGGTCGGGAATGATCTTGTCGATCAGCCGGGCGATGGGGCCGATCAGCCCGTCGATGATGCTCATAACTGGCCTCCTTTTGCGTCAAAGTTCAGTAAAGTTCAGCCCAATGGCGGGCGCAAATGCGTCAATCATCGGCGAGGCGGTTCGCGAGCCAGCCGTAGAGAAAGGCTTCCTGACTGGGGCGCCGTTCGGCGAGCGCGATATAGCGTTCGCCCTGAAGCGCCTCCATCGCGCGCAGCAGCACCGTTTCGCCGCGCCGACCGCGCACGCGCAGAAAGGCATCGAGCGCCGACAGCGTGCGCGGGCCAATATGACGGTCGAGCGCAATATCGGGATAATCGCGCGCCGCGCGATTGAGCGCGTTGAGCGCGCGCTGCAAAAAGCCGGTGGCCGTCGCGGTGCCCATGTTGACGCCGGTGTCGAACAATTCGGCGGCGATGCGCGGCGCGCGTGCCCCCACCTGATCGAAAGCGGGGCGCAGCCAATAGACGCGGCGATAAATATCAGCGGCGACGCTGCGCGGCAGTTTCTGCATCGGTCCGTCATAACCCTGCGCGCGGGCGACGGCCTGGGTGATGCCCCAGCAAGTGGGGCCGCCGCGGTCGGCTGGATGGTTTACATATCCGCCCTCGCGGTCGATGACGGCATCGATCAGGGCGTCAGCCTCGCGGATCGGGGAGAGGGGTGGCGACATAAGATCTCCTTTGGTTCGTGATAGAGATCAGAATGAACCATATTGGATCAATGTAGGAAAGGAGAGACGGGTGCGGGCGTTGCAAGTGCGGGAATTGGCGGGTGATTATCGGGGTGTATCCCTTGCGGAAGTCCCCATGCCCGCGCCGGGGCCGGGCGAAGTGCGCCTGCGCGTGCGCGCCGCGGCGGTGAATTTTCCCGATTTGTTGATGACCAGAGGGGAATATCAGCTCAAGCCGCCGCTTCCTTTCACCCTGGGGATGGAATTCTCAGGCGAGGTGGAAGCGGTTGGCGACGGGGTGAGCAACTGGCGCGTTGGCGATGCGGTGGTGGGCGGCAATCGTTACGGGGCGATGGCCGAATATATTGTCGTGCCCGCAGCCGTGCTGCGCGCCAAGCCTGCCGCGCTCGACTGGGATGCGGCAGCGGCTTATCCGGTCGCCTATCTGACCGCCTATGTCGCGCTGGTGCGCTGCGGCCAGTTGCAGGCGGGGGAGGCTTTGCTCGTTCACGGTGCGGCGGGCGGCGTCGGGCTGGCGACGGTCGATCTGGGGCAGGCGCTGGGCGCGCGGGTTGTTGCCGTGGCGAGCAGCGCGGAGAAGCGCGAAGCCATCGCCGCACTGCACCAGCCCGAGGCCGTGATTGGCGGGGCGCCGGGCTTTCGCGACGAGGTGAAGGCGCTGACCGGCGGGGCGGGAGCCGATGTGATCTTTGATCCGGTGGGGGGCGATGCGTTCGACGAATCGGTGCGCTGTATCGCCTTTGGCGGGCGCTTGCTGGTCGTGGGCTTTGCATCGGGCCGCATTCCGGAGATTTCGGCCAATATGCCGCTGATCAAGGGATTTTCGGTGATCGGCGTGCGCGCGGGCGAATATGGAAGGCGCTTTCCGGCGCGCGGCGCGGAAAATGTCGCGGCGGTCGACGGGCTGATCGCCGAGGGGCGGCTGCGCCCGCATGTCCATGCGGCGATGGATCTGGCAGACTGGCGCGACGCCTTTGCGATGATCGAACGGCGTGAGGTGGTGGGCAAGCTGGTGCTGCGGCCGTGATGGCGCGGGGCCTGTGGCGCCCGCGCCGCGGCCGCTCAGACCAGCCGTACCGAAATTCCGCCGTCGGCGAGCATCGCGGTTCCGGTGACAAAGCTTGACTGGCCGGAGAGCAGGAACAGCGCGACCTCGGCGATCTCGGCCGCGCTGGCCATGCGCTTCATCGGGTGGAGGTCCGCGACAAAGGCGAGCAGGTCGGCGTCGCCTTCGCCGCCCATCGGGGTGACCGTCCCACCGGGAAGCAGGGCATTCACGCGAATTCCCGCTGCGGCGTGGTCTGAGGCCAGCGACTTGACCAGCCCGACCAGCCCCGCCTTTGATGCGGCATAGGCGCCCATCCCTGCCAGTCCGCCGTTGCTGACCCCTACGAAGGAGGAGGTGAAGACGATCGAGCCGCTACCGCGTTCGAGCATCGCGGGAATTTGCGCCTTGGCCGCGAAAAAGGCGCTGGTCAGATTGGTTGCGATGACCTGATCCCAGTTCGCGATCGACATATCGGGGACGGCCAGCATATCGCCGACGATGCCCGCATTGTTGAAGGCGCCGTCCAGGCCGCCAAATTCGGTGCGGGCGAGATCGACGAGCGCGTCGGCATAGCCATATTCGGATACGTCTCCCGCCAGGATGATAGCGTTCGCGCCCGCGTTTCGGGCAGCCTGCGCCGTGCTTTCCAGTTCCGCCGCGCGGCGGGCGCCGAGGACGAGATTGGCGCCGGCCTTTCCGAAAAGCTGTGCGGCGGCGGCGCCGATGCCGCTGCTGGCGCCGGTGATGATGATGGTTTTGCCTTGAAGATCCATTGCCTGCTCCATTGTGTAGGGAAGCTGCGGCTAGGAGAGGGGCGCGCGATTGGCGTCCCGTAAATTGCGGCCAAACAGAGGTATTGCGGCCTAGAACAGCGACCAGATCGGGTTGGTAGGGTCGCTCAGCAATTTTATCGTCAGCGCGGCCGACATCAGCACGAGCACCGGGCGCACACCGCGTCCGCCATAGCGGATCGCCAGCCGCGCGCCGAGCTGGTTGCCCGCGACATTGGCAGCGGCCATCGCAAAGCCGAGCAGCCAGAGAACATGGCCGCCGAGCGCCATCGCGGCCAGCCCCGCGATATTGGTGGTGAGGTTGAGGAGCTTTGCATTGCCGATGGCGCGCACCAGCCCCAGCCCGCCGAGCGCGACCAGGGCGAGGGTGAAGAAGGAGCCGGTGCCGGGGCCGAAAAAGCCGTCGTAAAAGCCGATGGCGAAGGTGGTCAGGGTCAATCCGGCCTGACCGACGCGCGCCTGCCGGTCGACATCGCTCATCGACGGGGCGAGAAGGAAATAGAGCCCCATGGCGATGAGCAGCACCGGAACGAAGGCGGCCAGAAAGTCCGATGCGACGAACTGAACCGCGGTCGCGCCGAGCGCCGAGCCGACAAAAGTCGCGGCGACCGGCCAGGCGAAGCGCGCGAGATCGACATGGCCGCTGCGCCAGAAGGTATAGCAGGCGGAGGAGGTGCCGATCATGCTTTGCAGCTTGTTCGTCGCCAGCGCGGCGACGGGCGGAACGCCTGCCGCCATCAGCGCAGGGATGGTGAGCAACCCGCCCCCGCCCGCGAGCGCGTCGATGGTGCCCGCGATAAAGGCGATGGCCATCAGCAAGGCAATGGTTTCGGCGGCAAATTCCATGCGCGCCTTTAGCCCCGAAGCGCGGGCGGTGGCCAGTGGTTTTGGATGGGGGAGGCGGGCTTTTCAAACCCAGCGGGCTTTCGCCGGGGTGCGGCTCCCTTTGCCGGGAAGCGCGGGCAAAGGGTGAAGCTAGCTTGCCACTTCAATGATTCGATGATAGTCGAACTATCGAATCATTTGGAGAATGCATCATGAAGCGTTTGCACATGCATATCAGCGTGGCCGAACTGGAGCCTGCCATTGCCTTTTATTCGCGGCTTTTCGACGCGCCGCCCAGCGTGACCAAGGGCGATTATGCCAAATGGATGCTCGACGACCCGCGCGTCAATCTGGCCATTTCGGCGCGGGCCCGTGCGACGGGGATCGACCATGTCGGCATTCAGGTGGAGAGCAGCGAGGAGCTGGCGGCGCTCGCTGCGCGGTTGAAGGCGGCGGGCGATGTGACCTTCGATCAGGAAGCGACGACTTGTTGCTATGCCAAATCGGACAAGAGCTGGGTCACCGATCCCGCAGGGGTGCGCTGGGAAAGCTTTCATACGCTGGGCGAGGCGACCGTTTATGGCGAGGATGAGCAGCTTCCCGTAGCGATGATGGACGGGGACGGGGACGGGGACGGGGCGGAAGGCGCGGGCGCCTGCTGTCCGCCCAAGGCGGCGTGCTGCTGATGCTGCTTCCCGATGCTGTCGAGGCGCTGTCGGCGCTGGCGCAGGGGCACCGCCTCGCGGTTTTCCGCCTGCTCGTCCGGGCGGGCGGGGACGGCCTGCCCGCCGGGGATATTGCGCGCGAAATTGGCGTGCGTCCCAATACATTGTCGACCCATCTGACCATTCTGTCGCATGCGGGATTGGTTCACTCGCGCCGCGAGGGGCGCCAGATCATCTATGCCGCCGATTATGAAGCGATGAGCGGATTGCTCACCTTTCTGGTCGCCGATTGTTGTGGAGGGCGCGCCGAAATCTGCGCCCCCCTCGCCGAAATGGCGCAAAATTGCTGTGAAAAGGAGCGTAAGGCGTGACGCTGTTTGAACGTTATCTGACCTTGTGGGTCGCC encodes:
- the alaS gene encoding alanine--tRNA ligase, which encodes MTSTNDIRRSFLDYFAGEGHHVEASAPLVPHNDPTLMFVNAGMVPFKNVFTGLEKRPYDRAVSSQKCVRAGGKHNDLDNVGFTARHHTFFEMLGNFSFGDYFKEQAIHHAWTLITGTWGLPPEKLTATVYHTDDEAFDLWRKISGLPEERIIRIPTSDNFWSMGDTGPCGPCSEIFYDHGDHIPGGPPGSPDEDGDRFVEIWNLVFMQYEQQADGVRSDLPHPSIDTGMGLERIAAVMQGVHDNYDTDTFKALIAASVDLTGVPADAARKASHRVIADHLRAASFLIADGVLPSNEGRGYVLRRIMRRAMRHAHLLGAQDPLMYRLLPALTTEMGAAYPELIRAQPLIAETLEREESKFRQTLDKGLRLLDEATGGMDKGAVLPGDVAFKLYDTYGFPYDLTEDALRAQGIGVDREGFDAAMAQQKAAARAAWKGSGEKASDEIWFDLAEAKGSTEFTGYSSTEGEGEVIAIVKDGANVGAAESGDKVVILTNQTPFYGESGGQMGDAGTISTASGLKAVVADTGKPLGRLHTHQATIESGRVAIGDTVHLSVDAERRDRIRANHSATHLLHAALRKKLGEHVTQKGSLVAADRFRFDFSHPKALTGEEIAAIEAEVNAHIRTNEPVTTRLMTPDDAIAAGAMALFGEKYGDEVRVLSMGRADDASYSVELCGGTHVQALGDIALFKIISESAVSSGVRRIEALSGEAARQWLLARDEALKTVAATLKTSPEEVPARVAAMADALKKAERELAEAKKTLALSGGGGGGGGASGGPAIEEIGGTKFLAQVVEGLDPKGLRGAVDDMKQQVGSGVAMLVAVNDGRASVAVGVAGDASANAVDLVKLAVAALGGQGGGGRPDMAQGGGPDGSAGDAAVAAVKAALAA
- a CDS encoding holin family protein → MSIIDGLIGPIARLIDKIIPDPEARDRAKLELLKLESSQEMETIRTRMSAIIAEADSQDPWTSRARPSFLYVMYALLLWAIPMGLIAAARPDMARAIAEGMNAYLSGIPEPLYALFGTGYLGYTAARAWGKAKGAGG
- a CDS encoding glycoside hydrolase family 108 protein, which codes for MSPPLSPIREADALIDAVIDREGGYVNHPADRGGPTCWGITQAVARAQGYDGPMQKLPRSVAADIYRRVYWLRPAFDQVGARAPRIAAELFDTGVNMGTATATGFLQRALNALNRAARDYPDIALDRHIGPRTLSALDAFLRVRGRRGETVLLRAMEALQGERYIALAERRPSQEAFLYGWLANRLADD
- a CDS encoding NADPH:quinone oxidoreductase family protein, with amino-acid sequence MRALQVRELAGDYRGVSLAEVPMPAPGPGEVRLRVRAAAVNFPDLLMTRGEYQLKPPLPFTLGMEFSGEVEAVGDGVSNWRVGDAVVGGNRYGAMAEYIVVPAAVLRAKPAALDWDAAAAYPVAYLTAYVALVRCGQLQAGEALLVHGAAGGVGLATVDLGQALGARVVAVASSAEKREAIAALHQPEAVIGGAPGFRDEVKALTGGAGADVIFDPVGGDAFDESVRCIAFGGRLLVVGFASGRIPEISANMPLIKGFSVIGVRAGEYGRRFPARGAENVAAVDGLIAEGRLRPHVHAAMDLADWRDAFAMIERREVVGKLVLRP
- a CDS encoding SDR family oxidoreductase — translated: MDLQGKTIIITGASSGIGAAAAQLFGKAGANLVLGARRAAELESTAQAARNAGANAIILAGDVSEYGYADALVDLARTEFGGLDGAFNNAGIVGDMLAVPDMSIANWDQVIATNLTSAFFAAKAQIPAMLERGSGSIVFTSSFVGVSNGGLAGMGAYAASKAGLVGLVKSLASDHAAAGIRVNALLPGGTVTPMGGEGDADLLAFVADLHPMKRMASAAEIAEVALFLLSGQSSFVTGTAMLADGGISVRLV
- a CDS encoding TSUP family transporter, encoding MEFAAETIALLMAIAFIAGTIDALAGGGGLLTIPALMAAGVPPVAALATNKLQSMIGTSSACYTFWRSGHVDLARFAWPVAATFVGSALGATAVQFVASDFLAAFVPVLLIAMGLYFLLAPSMSDVDRQARVGQAGLTLTTFAIGFYDGFFGPGTGSFFTLALVALGGLGLVRAIGNAKLLNLTTNIAGLAAMALGGHVLWLLGFAMAAANVAGNQLGARLAIRYGGRGVRPVLVLMSAALTIKLLSDPTNPIWSLF
- a CDS encoding ArsI/CadI family heavy metal resistance metalloenzyme, with product MKRLHMHISVAELEPAIAFYSRLFDAPPSVTKGDYAKWMLDDPRVNLAISARARATGIDHVGIQVESSEELAALAARLKAAGDVTFDQEATTCCYAKSDKSWVTDPAGVRWESFHTLGEATVYGEDEQLPVAMMDGDGDGDGAEGAGACCPPKAACC
- a CDS encoding ArsR/SmtB family transcription factor, with protein sequence MLLPDAVEALSALAQGHRLAVFRLLVRAGGDGLPAGDIAREIGVRPNTLSTHLTILSHAGLVHSRREGRQIIYAADYEAMSGLLTFLVADCCGGRAEICAPLAEMAQNCCEKERKA